A stretch of the Lolium perenne isolate Kyuss_39 chromosome 3, Kyuss_2.0, whole genome shotgun sequence genome encodes the following:
- the LOC127338604 gene encoding GDSL esterase/lipase 6, whose product MSIGVLRASVLCVLATLVWAGNDNPPPTSSNSSAPAVGSNVACEDKDGKRPACTGTCPVSCPQQCLVSCPGCRTFCRPDQVRSAKQPVRPPAMFIFGDGNLDVGNMKMLAHGSWERPDDETLVDWLQSRTDGDNTAQFIAKFMGFKMSPPAYLTLPNRIRVHQGFIGVNYACANAGLRDPEHDVDGWHTIPMSQQLQQFAETKAQMEAKLGAQAVRNIITKSFFLIEVGGVDLAYWTEVQDILALYGDTIRSLYNMGARRFGLINVGLIGNMPPTVDGDHGWMYQGVGGAKLDPADMNKHAAEFNDGLKPLLGGLARSLPGLRYSIADMHTFTQTVFADPSAYGFEDIHNPCIQDGSKCDNPAQRWYWDDNGITQHAANLAATAFFYGPPQFTAPVIFRSLLDVK is encoded by the exons ATGTCTATTGGTGTGCTCAGGGCGAGCGTCTTGTGCGTTCTTGCGACTCTGGTATGGGCTGGAAATGACAATCCGCCGCCAACGTCGAGCAATTCCAGTGCGCCCGCTGTTGGCAGCAACGTCGCGTGCGAGGACAAAGATGGGAAGCGGCCAGCGTGCACAGGCACTTGCCCGGTCAGCTGCCCCCAACAGTGTCTCGTTTCCTGCCCCGGCTGTCGGACATTCTGCC GACCTGACCAAGTACGTTCAGCGAAGCAGCCGGTGCGGCCGCCTGCGATGTTCATATTTGGTGACGGAAACCTGGACGTCGGCAATATGAAGATGTTGGCGCACGGCTCGTGGGAACGACCAGATGACGAGACATTAGTAGATTGGCTGCAAAGCAGGACCGATGGAGACAACACGGCTCAGTTCATCG CAAAATTCATGGGATTCAAGATGAGCCCCCCAGCTTATCTGACGCTACCCAATCGTATCCGCGTTCATCAGGGCTTCATCGGAGTCAACTATGCCTGCGCAAACGCCGGGCTTCGGGACCCGGAGCATGAT GTTGACGGATGGCACACGATTCCGATGTCACAGCAACTGCAGCAATTCGCGGAAACAAAGGCCCAGATGGAGGCAAAGCTGGGTGCCCAGGCGGTGAGGAACATCATCACTAAATCCTTCTTCTTGATCGAGGTCGGCGGCGTGGACCTCGCGTACTGGACAGAGGTCCAGGACATCCTCGCTCTGTATGGAGACACAATTAGATCCCTGTACAACATGGGCGCAAGGAGGTTTGGGCTGATAAACGTTGGGCTCATCGGGAACATGCCACCGACGGTGGACGGAGACCATGGCTGGATGTACCAAGGCGTAGGCGGCGCCAAGTTAGATCCCGCGGACATGAACAAGCACGCCGCCGAGTTCAACGACGGACTCAAACCCCTCTTGGGCGGCCTCGCAAGAAGCCTGCCTGGCCTTCGGTACTCCATTGCAGACATGCACACCTTCACCCAAACTGTCTTCGCCGATCCATCAGCTTACG GATTTGAGGATATCCACAACCCGTGTATACAAGACGGCAGCAAGTGTGACAACCCCGCGCAACGCTGGTACTGGGATGACAATGGTATCACACAGCATGCGGCTAATCTAGCCGCCACCGCCTTCTTTTACGGTCCACCCCAGTTTACTGCGCCCGTCATCTTCAGATCACTACTTGATGTAAAATGA